The proteins below come from a single Mytilus edulis chromosome 5, xbMytEdul2.2, whole genome shotgun sequence genomic window:
- the LOC139522294 gene encoding uncharacterized protein, with the protein MIIGIVTLMFVYVKAIPEVNHLIEIDHMGRKVAMDVIHDTEEKTVIAIVGDVCKYKNGIPTVNFHDYSTGYGALKNINKQTCIITKSPVPMASDRKYRIGWTTEVHDHILNIVNTKMTYDEVKALAGYKVAAFCKDYRSMHATVSPVIKKLRRDADFTSSSKFCAKYHFI; encoded by the exons ATGATTATTGGAATAGTGACATTGATGTTCGTTTATGTGAAGGCTATTCCAGAg gTAAACCACCTGATTGAAATCGATCATATGGGACGCAAAGTGGCTATGGATGTTATACATGATACCGAAGAAAAGACTGTCATTGCTATTGTTGGCGACGTTTGTAAATACAAGAATGGCATCCCGACAGTCAATTTTCACGATTATAGCACG gGTTACGGTGCgctgaaaaatataaacaagcaaACTTGTATTATCACGAAATCACCCGTACCCATGGCATCTGACAGAAAATACAGAATC GGATGGACCACCGAGGTGCATGACCACATTCTAAACATCGTGAATACTAAAATgacttatgacgaagtaaaggcTTTAGCTGGATACAAAGTTGCAGCGTTTTGTAAAGATTACAGGTCAATGCATGCTACAGTTTCTCCTGTCATAAAAAAGCTGCGGAGAG ATGCAGATTTCACTTCATCCAGTAAGTTTTGCGCTAAATATCACTTCATATAA